A portion of the Stella humosa genome contains these proteins:
- the ccmA gene encoding heme ABC exporter ATP-binding protein CcmA: protein MSVFAGIGLSCVRGERLVFRDLDFRVEAGTALTLLGPNGAGKSSLLRLMAGLVAPVAGQMRWDDAAVADDPEAHRARLRWLGHGDGIKAGLTAAENAAFWGALAGPGGLDVAAALDRLGLDGVADTPARYLSQGQRRRLALTRLLLGRAPLWLLDEPTVGLDAASVAIVEAMLDRHCRDGGLAVLATHVPIATPGARTLRLGPAGP, encoded by the coding sequence ATGAGCGTTTTCGCAGGCATCGGGCTGAGCTGCGTCCGCGGCGAGCGGCTGGTCTTCCGCGACCTCGACTTCCGGGTGGAGGCCGGCACGGCGCTGACCCTGCTCGGCCCCAACGGTGCCGGCAAGAGCAGCCTGCTGCGCCTGATGGCGGGCCTGGTGGCGCCGGTCGCGGGCCAGATGCGCTGGGACGACGCCGCGGTTGCCGACGATCCCGAAGCCCACCGGGCGCGGCTGCGCTGGCTGGGCCATGGCGACGGCATCAAGGCGGGGCTGACCGCGGCCGAGAATGCGGCCTTCTGGGGTGCGCTCGCCGGCCCTGGTGGCCTGGACGTGGCGGCAGCCCTTGACCGGCTGGGGCTGGACGGCGTCGCCGATACGCCCGCCCGCTACCTGTCCCAGGGCCAGCGCCGCCGCCTTGCGCTCACTCGCCTGCTGCTGGGCCGCGCACCGCTGTGGCTGCTGGACGAGCCGACGGTCGGGCTCGACGCGGCCTCGGTCGCCATCGTCGAGGCGATGCTCGACCGCCATTGCCGCGACGGCGGCCTGGCCGTGCTCGCCACCCATGTGCCGATCGCCACGCCGGGCGCGCGGACCCTGCGGCTCGGGCCGGCCGGGCCGTGA
- a CDS encoding heme ABC transporter permease — protein MHRFANPARFLRFATVAMPWFAAAAIVCIAAGLWFALVASPADYQQGETVRIMYVHVPSAWMALLVYTVVAGGSISALVWKHPLGEIVARAAAPIGAAFTLICLITGSLWGKPMWGAWWVWDARLTSVLVLFFLYLGYMALLGAFDDPVRGGRAASILAIVGLVNVPIIKWSVDWWNTLHQPASVARMDGPAIHSSMLTPLLLMAAGFGFYFAALLMLRVRAEIMTRRVRALRLAAMEAEA, from the coding sequence ATGCACCGCTTCGCCAACCCTGCCCGCTTCCTGCGCTTTGCGACCGTGGCTATGCCCTGGTTCGCGGCTGCCGCGATCGTGTGCATCGCAGCCGGCCTGTGGTTCGCGCTGGTGGCCTCGCCGGCCGACTACCAGCAGGGCGAGACGGTGCGGATCATGTACGTCCACGTCCCGTCGGCCTGGATGGCGCTCCTCGTCTATACCGTGGTGGCGGGCGGCAGCATCTCCGCACTCGTGTGGAAGCACCCGCTGGGCGAGATCGTGGCCCGGGCGGCTGCCCCCATCGGGGCGGCCTTCACCCTCATCTGCCTCATTACCGGCTCGCTCTGGGGCAAGCCCATGTGGGGCGCCTGGTGGGTGTGGGACGCGCGGCTGACCTCGGTGCTGGTGCTCTTCTTCCTCTATCTCGGCTACATGGCGTTGCTGGGCGCCTTCGACGATCCGGTGCGCGGCGGCCGGGCCGCCTCGATCCTGGCCATCGTCGGGCTGGTCAACGTGCCGATCATCAAATGGTCGGTCGACTGGTGGAACACGCTGCACCAGCCGGCCAGCGTCGCCCGCATGGACGGGCCGGCCATCCATTCCTCCATGCTGACGCCCCTGCTGCTGATGGCGGCCGGCTTCGGCTTCTATTTCGCGGCCCTGCTGATGCTGCGCGTGCGGGCCGAGATCATGACGCGGCGGGTCCGCGCGCTGCGCCTGGCCGCGATGGAAGCAGAGGCATGA
- the ccmB gene encoding heme exporter protein CcmB: MRAFTAILARDLRLALRQGGDAAAVVLFFVLAASLFPFGVGPEPNLLARIASGVIWVTALLSVMLGLDRLFLADHEDGSLEAMLASPLSAVALVVAKCLAQWLLCGLPLILAAPVLALFLQLPVEGLPILLAALALGTPTLVLMGAIGAALVLGARRGGILLALLVLPLTVPVLIFGVAAVDAAIAGLPARPHLLVLGALLLATLAAAPFAAAAALRQSVE; this comes from the coding sequence GTGAGGGCCTTCACGGCCATCCTGGCGCGTGACCTGCGCCTGGCCCTACGCCAGGGCGGGGATGCGGCTGCCGTCGTCCTCTTCTTCGTGCTGGCCGCCAGCCTCTTTCCCTTCGGCGTCGGGCCGGAACCGAACCTGTTGGCGCGCATCGCGTCCGGCGTGATCTGGGTCACCGCACTTCTGTCGGTCATGCTGGGGCTGGACCGCCTCTTCCTGGCCGACCATGAGGATGGTAGCCTGGAGGCGATGCTGGCGTCGCCCCTGTCGGCGGTGGCGCTGGTGGTGGCCAAGTGCCTGGCGCAGTGGCTGCTCTGCGGCCTGCCGCTGATCCTGGCGGCCCCCGTCCTTGCCCTCTTCCTGCAATTGCCGGTGGAGGGGCTGCCGATCCTGCTGGCGGCCCTGGCGCTGGGCACCCCGACGCTGGTCCTGATGGGCGCCATCGGTGCCGCCTTGGTGCTGGGCGCCCGGCGCGGCGGCATCCTGCTGGCGCTCCTGGTGCTGCCGCTGACGGTGCCGGTGCTGATCTTCGGCGTGGCCGCCGTGGATGCCGCCATTGCCGGGCTGCCGGCGCGGCCCCATCTCCTCGTGCTGGGCGCGCTGCTGCTGGCGACGCTGGCGGCAGCGCCCTTTGCCGCCGCGGCTGCCTTGCGGCAATCGGTGGAGTAG
- the ccmE gene encoding cytochrome c maturation protein CcmE, translating into MTRKRRRLLVLTVALGLLGGATALMLAAFQDSLVFFYSPSDVQAKGAPGDRSFRLGGLVETASVARSTDGRSVTFRVTDGAHAIAVAYRGILPDLFREGQGVVTEGRMRPDGTFEAREVLAKHDETYMPREVADALKKSGRWKEGEGLKPGAALAPQAGANPRP; encoded by the coding sequence GTGACCCGCAAGCGCCGCCGCCTGCTGGTCCTGACCGTGGCGCTCGGCCTGCTCGGCGGCGCCACGGCCCTGATGCTGGCTGCCTTCCAGGACAGCCTCGTCTTCTTCTACAGCCCCAGCGACGTGCAGGCGAAGGGCGCGCCCGGCGACCGTTCGTTCCGCCTGGGCGGGCTGGTGGAGACCGCCAGCGTCGCCCGCTCGACCGACGGCCGCAGCGTCACCTTCCGCGTGACCGACGGCGCGCACGCCATCGCGGTCGCCTATCGCGGCATCCTGCCCGACCTGTTCCGCGAGGGGCAGGGCGTGGTGACCGAGGGCCGGATGCGCCCCGACGGCACCTTCGAGGCGCGCGAGGTGCTGGCCAAGCACGACGAGACCTACATGCCGCGCGAGGTCGCCGACGCCCTGAAGAAATCCGGCCGTTGGAAAGAAGGCGAGGGGCTGAAGCCCGGCGCCGCGCTCGCGCCGCAGGCGGGAGCCAACCCCCGGCCATGA
- a CDS encoding heme lyase CcmF/NrfE family subunit, whose translation MIVELGHFALALALFVALVQGTLPLLGAARGDRRLMGLAAPAAIGQAALVAVAFAALTYAFVVSDFSVELVAQNSHSAKPMLYKVTGVWGNHEGSMLLWVLILALFGAAVALFGANLPPRLKARVLSVQGLVGVGFLLFVLATSNPFLRLDPAPPDGRDLNPLLQDPGLAFHPPMLYLGYVGFSVAFSFAVAALIEGRVDAAWARWVRPWTLAAWCALTLGIALGSWWAYYELGWGGWWFWDPVENASFMPWLVGTALLHSAIVVEKRDALKGWTILLAILAFSLSLLGTFLVRSGVLTSVHAFAVDPARGVFILALLVVVIGGSLLLYAIRAPSLAPGGIFAPVSREGALVLNNLLLSTAAATVLVGTLYPLALEAVTGGKVSVGAPYFEATFVPLMVPLVAAMAVGPLLSWKRADLAGALGRLGVAAAAGVVAALLALYLMAAKPVMALLGMALAAWLVVGAFVDLAERIRLFRVPAGNSLSRAIHLPRATWGAVVAHAGTGILVAGAVAASAWKSELVDVVKVGGRTTLGSYSYMLEGVESAPGPNWRAERATVTIRSGDRVIATVHPEKRFYPVQAMPTTEAAIHTRWVVDHYVVLGDPDGQGGWTMRIYHEPLVPWLWIGAAIMALGGMLSLSDRRLRVGAPTRRAAAAAVRA comes from the coding sequence ATGATCGTCGAACTGGGCCATTTCGCGCTGGCGCTGGCACTGTTCGTCGCTCTGGTGCAGGGCACGCTGCCCTTGCTGGGGGCCGCGCGCGGCGATCGCCGGCTGATGGGGCTGGCGGCCCCGGCCGCGATCGGCCAGGCAGCGCTGGTGGCGGTGGCCTTCGCCGCCCTGACCTATGCCTTCGTCGTCTCGGACTTCTCGGTCGAGCTGGTGGCCCAGAACAGCCATTCGGCCAAGCCGATGCTCTACAAGGTGACCGGCGTCTGGGGCAACCATGAGGGCTCGATGCTCCTCTGGGTGCTGATCCTGGCGCTGTTCGGTGCCGCGGTGGCGCTGTTCGGCGCCAACCTGCCGCCCCGGCTGAAGGCGCGCGTGCTGTCGGTGCAGGGGCTGGTCGGCGTCGGTTTCCTCCTCTTCGTCCTGGCCACCTCCAACCCGTTCCTGCGCCTCGACCCCGCGCCGCCGGACGGGCGCGACCTCAACCCGCTGCTGCAGGACCCGGGCCTGGCCTTCCACCCGCCGATGCTCTACCTGGGATATGTCGGCTTCTCCGTCGCCTTCTCCTTCGCGGTGGCCGCCCTCATCGAGGGGCGGGTCGATGCCGCCTGGGCGCGCTGGGTCCGGCCCTGGACGCTGGCTGCCTGGTGTGCACTGACGCTGGGCATCGCGCTCGGCAGTTGGTGGGCCTATTACGAGCTGGGCTGGGGCGGCTGGTGGTTCTGGGACCCGGTCGAGAACGCCTCCTTCATGCCCTGGCTGGTGGGCACCGCCCTGCTGCACTCGGCCATCGTGGTCGAGAAGCGCGACGCGCTGAAGGGCTGGACGATCCTGCTGGCCATCCTCGCCTTCTCGCTCAGCCTGCTCGGCACCTTCCTGGTGCGCTCGGGCGTGCTGACCTCGGTCCATGCCTTCGCGGTCGACCCGGCGCGCGGCGTCTTCATCCTGGCCCTGCTGGTCGTCGTCATCGGCGGCTCGCTGCTGCTCTATGCCATCCGCGCGCCCAGCCTGGCGCCGGGCGGCATCTTCGCCCCGGTCAGCCGCGAGGGCGCGCTGGTGCTGAACAACCTGCTGTTGTCGACGGCCGCGGCCACCGTGCTGGTCGGCACGCTCTATCCGCTGGCGCTGGAGGCGGTGACCGGCGGCAAGGTGTCGGTGGGCGCCCCCTATTTCGAGGCGACCTTCGTGCCGCTGATGGTGCCGCTGGTGGCGGCGATGGCGGTGGGGCCGCTGCTGTCCTGGAAGCGCGCCGACCTGGCGGGCGCGCTGGGCCGGCTCGGCGTGGCGGCGGCAGCCGGCGTCGTGGCCGCGCTGCTGGCGCTCTATCTGATGGCCGCCAAGCCCGTGATGGCACTGTTGGGCATGGCGCTGGCGGCCTGGCTGGTGGTCGGCGCCTTCGTCGACTTGGCCGAGCGCATCCGCCTCTTCCGCGTGCCCGCCGGCAACAGCTTGTCGCGCGCTATCCACCTGCCGCGGGCGACCTGGGGGGCGGTCGTGGCCCATGCCGGCACCGGCATCCTGGTGGCCGGCGCCGTCGCCGCGTCCGCCTGGAAGAGCGAGCTGGTCGATGTCGTGAAGGTCGGCGGCCGGACGACGCTCGGCAGCTATTCCTACATGCTGGAAGGGGTCGAATCCGCCCCCGGGCCCAACTGGCGGGCCGAGCGGGCGACCGTCACCATCCGCTCGGGCGACCGCGTCATCGCCACCGTCCATCCCGAGAAGCGCTTCTACCCGGTGCAGGCGATGCCGACGACCGAGGCCGCGATCCACACCCGCTGGGTGGTCGACCACTATGTCGTCCTGGGCGACCCGGACGGGCAGGGCGGCTGGACCATGCGCATCTATCACGAGCCGCTGGTGCCGTGGCTGTGGATCGGTGCCGCCATCATGGCGCTGGGCGGCATGCTGTCGCTCAGCGACCGCCGCCTGCGCGTGGGGGCGCCGACCCGCCGGGCGGCGGCCGCCGCCGTCCGCGCCTGA
- a CDS encoding MFS transporter, protein MQNQPLPGRVRPAAARRATAVVFFANGAGFGLWAAHIPAIKDGLGLSEGELGLALLMLAAGAVATMPLAGRCAVAIGSRPTVLAVGLAFAAFLALPPLAPSLAVLMATCLLLGAANGAIDVAMNTHATAVERAWDGPIMSSFHAFYSLGGLAGATAAGLAIWAGAAAAPTMAAGSAVLLLAVAATAPFLAVPPLPAVPRAGTVRPHGPVVRLGILALLGFLAEGSLIDWCAVYMVETVGTSQATGAAGYAAFSLAMTTARLTGDRVAARLGPERTLTLSGLVAAAGLGLAVALPHPLLAPAGFALAGLGLANIVPLLFGAAARVPGVAAGDGVAMVAVFGYTGALAGPPLIGFAAEWTSLRTALCGLAVAAAVIVPLVPWALGRRVER, encoded by the coding sequence ATGCAGAATCAACCCCTTCCCGGTCGCGTGCGGCCCGCGGCCGCCAGGCGCGCGACGGCCGTCGTCTTTTTCGCCAACGGTGCCGGCTTCGGCCTGTGGGCCGCCCATATACCCGCCATCAAGGACGGGCTGGGCCTGTCGGAGGGCGAGCTTGGCCTGGCCCTCCTGATGCTGGCCGCGGGGGCGGTCGCCACGATGCCGCTGGCCGGGCGCTGCGCCGTCGCCATCGGCAGCCGTCCGACCGTCCTGGCGGTGGGCCTTGCCTTTGCCGCGTTCCTGGCGCTGCCGCCGCTGGCGCCCAGCCTGGCGGTGCTGATGGCCACCTGTCTGCTGCTGGGGGCCGCCAACGGCGCGATCGACGTGGCGATGAACACGCACGCGACGGCCGTCGAGCGGGCCTGGGACGGGCCGATCATGTCGTCGTTCCACGCCTTCTACAGCCTGGGCGGGCTGGCCGGGGCCACGGCCGCCGGGCTGGCCATCTGGGCGGGGGCGGCAGCGGCGCCGACGATGGCGGCAGGCTCGGCCGTCCTGCTGCTGGCCGTCGCCGCCACCGCCCCCTTCCTGGCGGTGCCACCGCTGCCGGCCGTGCCGCGCGCGGGCACGGTGCGGCCGCATGGGCCGGTGGTGCGCCTGGGCATCCTGGCCCTGCTGGGGTTCCTGGCCGAGGGCTCGCTGATCGACTGGTGCGCGGTCTACATGGTGGAGACGGTGGGCACGTCCCAGGCCACGGGGGCGGCCGGCTATGCCGCTTTCTCCCTGGCCATGACGACCGCCCGGCTGACGGGGGACCGGGTCGCCGCCCGCCTGGGACCGGAGCGGACGCTGACGCTGTCGGGCCTGGTCGCGGCGGCCGGGCTTGGCCTGGCGGTGGCGCTGCCGCACCCGCTGCTGGCTCCGGCGGGGTTCGCGCTGGCGGGCCTGGGCCTGGCCAACATCGTGCCGTTGCTGTTTGGTGCTGCCGCCCGCGTGCCGGGGGTGGCGGCCGGCGACGGCGTGGCGATGGTCGCGGTCTTCGGCTACACGGGCGCCTTGGCCGGGCCGCCGCTGATCGGCTTTGCCGCCGAATGGACCAGCCTGCGGACGGCGCTGTGCGGCCTGGCCGTCGCGGCAGCGGTCATCGTGCCGCTGGTGCCCTGGGCGTTGGGCCGGCGGGTCGAGCGTTGA
- a CDS encoding DsbE family thiol:disulfide interchange protein yields the protein MRRLLYIVPALVFALIAAYLLAGLGLDPKTLPSAMIDKPAPAFDLPALADVAPALKTADLGGEVALVNVFASWCVPCRAEHPILMRLAAEKGVPIYGINQKDKPDDARRFLAQLGNPYRRIGVDADGRASIEWGVYGVPETFVIDRAGRIRYRHVGAFGPQDLDPILAMIERLRRG from the coding sequence ATGCGCCGACTGCTCTACATCGTCCCCGCCCTGGTGTTCGCGCTGATCGCGGCCTACCTGCTGGCCGGCCTCGGGCTCGATCCCAAGACCTTGCCCTCGGCCATGATCGACAAGCCGGCGCCCGCCTTCGACCTGCCGGCGCTGGCCGACGTGGCGCCGGCCCTGAAGACGGCCGACCTGGGCGGGGAGGTGGCCCTGGTCAACGTCTTCGCCTCCTGGTGCGTGCCTTGCCGGGCCGAGCACCCGATCCTCATGCGCCTGGCGGCCGAGAAGGGGGTGCCGATCTATGGCATCAACCAGAAGGACAAGCCGGATGATGCCCGGCGCTTCCTGGCCCAGCTTGGCAACCCCTACCGTCGCATCGGCGTCGATGCCGATGGCCGCGCCAGCATCGAATGGGGCGTCTATGGCGTGCCGGAGACCTTCGTGATCGATCGCGCCGGCCGCATCCGCTACCGCCATGTCGGCGCCTTCGGCCCGCAGGACCTGGACCCGATCCTGGCGATGATCGAACGGCTGCGGCGCGGCTGA
- the ccmD gene encoding heme exporter protein CcmD produces MMESLTVFLAANGHAGFVWAAYGVAGLVLLGVLLASLLHLARAERMLARLNAAGGRRARGRIQPGMDSAS; encoded by the coding sequence ATGATGGAATCCCTGACCGTCTTCCTGGCGGCCAACGGCCATGCCGGCTTCGTCTGGGCGGCCTATGGCGTGGCCGGCTTGGTCCTGCTGGGCGTGTTGCTGGCCAGCCTGCTGCACCTCGCCCGTGCTGAGCGCATGCTAGCCCGGCTGAATGCCGCCGGCGGCCGGCGCGCGCGCGGCCGTATCCAACCCGGCATGGACTCCGCCTCGTGA